The genomic segment AACAACTACATTAGAACTTCTTTAACCTCTGTTTTCTCTGGTCAGGCTCAAATACACAATGAAAATTTCATCCAGACCATGCAATCCAAAGACACCATATTCAATTCATCTCAAGTAATGAACGACTTGAAAATTTTCGAACAAGTAGAATATTTTTCACCGCGGTTACTCTCAAACGCGACGGTGACTTCAGTGTCAGACCTCAAATACGTGCTTTTAGCGGGAGTCGATCCCAACAGAGAACGTAATTTATCAATTTTTGACGACTGCATAATAAAAGGGAGCTATCTCACGCAGGAAAACCGCAACGGCATCCTTCTGGGGGTAGACCTTGCAAACACTTTGGGAGTTGACACAGGAGACAAAGTGGTCATAACCCTCGCAAGGACAAATACCGGAGAAATCTATCAAGAACTTTTCAGGGTCTCGGGTGTCTTCGACACAGAAATGGAAGAAATAAACAAATCGATAGCTTTGGTTGAAATCAACGCCGCCTCTGAAATGCTCGGTTTAAACGGCGAAATACACGAGATTGCTGTCGTATTTAAAGATCAGAGCTACTCCGATGACCCTGACGGTGAATTCTTCTCGATGTTTTCCAAAAACGGAAACAAGTCTTTGAGCTGGAAACAAATCTATCCGGATATCGTCAAAATGTCTGAGATGACCGACATATCAACCCTTGTAATAGCAGTTATAATATTTTTAGTTGTAGGCCTTGGAATCGTCAACACAATTTTCATGTCAATATACGACCGGCTGTTTGAATTCGGAGTTCTCAGGGCGATTGGAGCGAGAAAAAAATTTATCGTCTATATGATATTGTCAGAAACCCTTGTCTTGTCGTTCTGGAGCGTTGTTGTCGGTGGGTTTTTAGGTCTATTGATAACTTTCATCCTCTCGAAGACTGGTATAAACTACGGTGGAATCGAATACGAAAGCGTGCTTTTGAAAACCGTTTATCCGAGTTTACGTCTATACCAGTTTATAAAGTACCCGGTGTTATTGATGATATTTTCAGTTTTGATATCTTTGCATCCGGCTCTTTACGCTTCGAGAATATCTCTCGCAAAGTCGGTAAAAAAGACTCTTTAAAGGGGATTTCAATGAATGTTTCAAAAATAATAATCGACATTGAAAATTTAAAAAAAACATACTCTGACGGAGGGATTCCGGTCCACGCGGTAAGGGGGATAACCTGTGAATTCGAAGAAGGAGAATTTACAGCTATCGTCGGTCCTTCGGGCTCTGGAAAGACCACTTTGATGAATCTAATGGCCGGATTGGACACTCCGACCGAGGGATCGGTGTCTTTAAACGGAACCCCGATAAGCAAAATGAAAGGCTCGGTTTTGTCAGATTTCAGAAGGGATAACATTGGATTTATTTTTCAATCCTACAATCTCATCCCTGTTCTCACTGTGAGAGAGAACGTCGAATTCATACTTCTTCTAAAAAAAGTCTGCAAGAAAATAAGAGATCAAAGAGTGGAAGAAGTCCTCGAAGAGATAGGCTTAAAGGGTTTTGCCGAAAAAAAAGTTACAATGATTTCAGGCGGACAACAGCAGAGAGTCGCAATAGCCAGAGCAATAGCGGCTAAACCGAAGATAATACTCGCTGATGAACCGACCGCGAATCTCGATTCAGAGAACAGTGTTAACCTCATTGAAATAATGCTGAAAATGAATAAAATCCACGGGACAACATTTATATTTTCAACACACGACAGCCTTATAAGAGACAAAGCCAAAAGGATCATAACCGTGAAAGACGGGAAGATATTTTCTGACGAAAAAAAATGAAAATCAATTTGTATCTTTCGGTTTTGTTTTTGCTCTTTTCAGTTTCTCAACGTTGTGATTGCCTTGATTATGAATTCGGAGGTTTTTGTAGAAATTATTATTCCATGAACGTCCAACTGAGCGAAAGACCTTCACGCGGCTTTAACCTGAACTCCTGTTATTTGAAATTTCGTTTATCAAAAACCGATGTTCTGACTTTAAACTCGGCAGTCTTTTTTTTCGCTTCAGCTTCAGACCCCTTTCATTTTCCTGAAATTTCAGAGATAGACAAGTCTTTCCGGTTCGGCTGTCACAAAAAAATTCTCTACCCGAGAAACAAGGAAAACAGCGGTCCTTTTTGTATTTCCGCCGATATAGACAGATTCAACATAATTCTCAAAACTCCGAAATTCGACGTTTTCGCAGGCAGACAAGCTATTTCCTGGGGAATGTCGAGGTTTATATCCCCGACAGACATCTTTATAAAGACGTCTTTTTTTGACGCCGTCAGAAGCGAGTCCAGGGGGATTGACGCCCTTTTGGTCAGATCTCCCCTCACGGACAAGGGCGATTTCACTTCTGGCATTGTCATAGGGGAAAATTTCGACTCTAAAAATTCCGCGTATTTTGCCAAAGCCAGGACATCTATTTTGGGCATAGATACCGAACTTTTGTACTGTGAATTCAGGCAGGAACAGATTTTTGGCGTTTCTCTTTCACACCCGCTTGGAGGAGCTCTGATCTGGAGCGAAACAGCGTTTTACGGAAACATTGAAAGTTTAAACGTTTCTCTGGGTTGCGATTATTTTTTGTCGGGCGGAGCTTACGTTTTTTTGGAAATATTTTTCAACGGGCTGGGGGAGAGCTCTAGCGAGGATTATTGGCAAAATGAAAGCAAAAAGGCTTACATGAAGAAACTTGTCTATCTCAACGGCAGAAATTACTTTTCTTTCGGGATTGACAACCAAATAACACCGCTTGTCCACCATTCCTCGAGAATCTCTGTTAATGCATCTGAACCATCTGTTTTCGCATCGCATACTATCGATGTAAATTTAAGAGAAAACGTATACTTCGATTTTGGGTACACGGGAGGCTACCCTCTTTTCGGCATGGATGCTGAAAACAGTTTTTCGGAATACGGTTCGATAGGCAAATCATTTTTCGGCTCGATCTCGATCTATTTTTAAAAAAGTTTTGAACACTGGAATACAAGATCAAAGCATCTTGACCTAGCATTTGAACACTCCTATAATAATTAGGTGATTTAAATGAAAAGAAATGAAGACAGATTTTTAACCATACTTTTTATTCCGCACAACGCCAAATCCCCTCATGTCATAAAAATACCGTATTTTTACATCAATTCGGCAATTATTCTTCTTGTCTTGATAGTAATATTTTCAACAGTATCTTTTTTCACCATGAGATACTACGCCAATCAAAAATCAATGCTCGACAGAAAAAATAGGAGTTTAATCTGCGAAAGAGACACTCTATATGAAATAATTGATCAAGTCGAAAGCATAAAGAACGAACTGATTGTCCTTGAACAGCTGAGAATAAATCTCAGAAGTAAAATTTACGAAGACAGTCAAAGCGCTAATTACCAAAACGATATGATCCTCGCCGATTTGCTTCCTCCTCTAGGTGGAAGCAGTTCGGAATACCAGGGGTATAACTCTCTAAAGAGAACTTATGACGAAATACTTTTTTTAAAAAACCAAATGCCGACGTCTTTTGATTTGGCTGAAAAAACCCTTTCTGAAGCAGAAAGCATCGATTACGAACTCGCCCATATTCCTTCGATAAATCCCACCGAAGGTCATATAACTTCCGGATTTGGATTCAGAGAAGACCCTTTCCTTCACACCACAAAATTTCATCACGGGGTGGACATACCAAACTCTACGGGAACACATATTTGGGCGGCAGCCGACGGAGTTGTGAACTTCGCCGGAACCATGTCCGGTTACGGCAACATCATCAGAATTCATCATAATTGTTCCTTGGAAACAGTTTACGCACACCTCGACAGTTTTGCCGTCAGGCTTGGCGAAAAAGTTCAAAAAGGTCAACTAATTGGGTACATGGGATCGACTGGAAGGAGCACCGATCCACATCTGCATTATGAAGTGAGAATAAACGACGAACCTGTAAACCCCGTAAACTTTATTAAAAATTAGGGAGAGGGAAATGCTCGGAAAAAATTCAAGGGGCGATAGCAAAATTGAAACAGTGATTGGACAGACTTCATTCCTCGAAGGCACAGTGTCGTCTGAGAATTCGCTTAGAATCGACGGCAAGATAGAGGGAAAAATCAACGGAAATCAAGATATAATAATAGGAGAATCAGGATACGTGAAGGGAACCATTAAAGGCGAAAATCTGATAATAGCGGGGATTCTCGAAGGAACAGCCGATATAAACGGAACTCTTTCGATAAAAAAAAGCGCGACCATACTCGGAGATATTGTTGTAGGGGCG from the candidate division WOR-3 bacterium genome contains:
- a CDS encoding M23 family metallopeptidase, whose translation is MKRNEDRFLTILFIPHNAKSPHVIKIPYFYINSAIILLVLIVIFSTVSFFTMRYYANQKSMLDRKNRSLICERDTLYEIIDQVESIKNELIVLEQLRINLRSKIYEDSQSANYQNDMILADLLPPLGGSSSEYQGYNSLKRTYDEILFLKNQMPTSFDLAEKTLSEAESIDYELAHIPSINPTEGHITSGFGFREDPFLHTTKFHHGVDIPNSTGTHIWAAADGVVNFAGTMSGYGNIIRIHHNCSLETVYAHLDSFAVRLGEKVQKGQLIGYMGSTGRSTDPHLHYEVRINDEPVNPVNFIKN
- a CDS encoding ABC transporter ATP-binding protein, whose amino-acid sequence is MNVSKIIIDIENLKKTYSDGGIPVHAVRGITCEFEEGEFTAIVGPSGSGKTTLMNLMAGLDTPTEGSVSLNGTPISKMKGSVLSDFRRDNIGFIFQSYNLIPVLTVRENVEFILLLKKVCKKIRDQRVEEVLEEIGLKGFAEKKVTMISGGQQQRVAIARAIAAKPKIILADEPTANLDSENSVNLIEIMLKMNKIHGTTFIFSTHDSLIRDKAKRIITVKDGKIFSDEKK
- a CDS encoding polymer-forming cytoskeletal protein, whose amino-acid sequence is MLGKNSRGDSKIETVIGQTSFLEGTVSSENSLRIDGKIEGKINGNQDIIIGESGYVKGTIKGENLIIAGILEGTADINGTLSIKKSATILGDIVVGAIDIEEGGKFLGSCKMKNEPKLLESSRIFEEKKKREPTEDSDSGQKNTD
- a CDS encoding ABC transporter permease, coding for MFLTISKIARRNILRNKKRSLITAVSVGLGLSVLILTDALIQGFNNYIRTSLTSVFSGQAQIHNENFIQTMQSKDTIFNSSQVMNDLKIFEQVEYFSPRLLSNATVTSVSDLKYVLLAGVDPNRERNLSIFDDCIIKGSYLTQENRNGILLGVDLANTLGVDTGDKVVITLARTNTGEIYQELFRVSGVFDTEMEEINKSIALVEINAASEMLGLNGEIHEIAVVFKDQSYSDDPDGEFFSMFSKNGNKSLSWKQIYPDIVKMSEMTDISTLVIAVIIFLVVGLGIVNTIFMSIYDRLFEFGVLRAIGARKKFIVYMILSETLVLSFWSVVVGGFLGLLITFILSKTGINYGGIEYESVLLKTVYPSLRLYQFIKYPVLLMIFSVLISLHPALYASRISLAKSVKKTL